A stretch of the Bacillus licheniformis DSM 13 = ATCC 14580 genome encodes the following:
- the panD gene encoding aspartate 1-decarboxylase codes for MYRTLMSAKLHRARVTEANLNYVGSVTIDEDLLDAVGMMANEKVQIVNNNNGARLETYIIPGERGSGVVCLNGAAARLVQVGDVVIIVSYAMMSEEEAKTHKPKVAVLNERNEIEEMLGQEPARTIL; via the coding sequence ATGTACCGTACGTTAATGAGCGCAAAACTTCACAGAGCGAGAGTGACGGAAGCCAATTTGAACTACGTCGGCAGCGTGACAATTGATGAAGATTTGCTGGATGCTGTCGGAATGATGGCAAATGAAAAAGTGCAAATTGTGAATAATAATAACGGGGCCCGGCTGGAAACGTACATTATTCCCGGTGAAAGGGGCAGCGGCGTCGTTTGTTTAAACGGAGCTGCCGCCCGCCTTGTCCAGGTTGGAGATGTCGTCATCATCGTGTCTTATGCGATGATGTCTGAAGAGGAAGCAAAGACCCATAAGCCGAAGGTTGCCGTTTTGAACGAGAGAAACGAAATCGAGGAAATGCTGGGTCAGGAGCCAGCCCGTACCATTCTGTAG
- the panC gene encoding pantoate--beta-alanine ligase, with the protein MIQIYTAKDIQNLTKNYRKEGKTIGFVPTMGFLHEGHMSLVEKARKDNDIVVMSIFVNPMQFGPGEDYEAYPRDIERDRQLAAGSGVDVLFTPEPEEMYGQEPTVTASVKKRTDVLCGRSREGHFDGVATVLTKLFNLTSPTRVYFGMKDAQQVAVVDGLINDFFMDIELIPVETKREEDGLAKSSRNVNLRAEERQEATALYRALQRGAELIRNGERDPEAVKREIRSILEKTSGVIDYADIYSYPDLEIRDPLTGKVIIAVAVQFSKARLIDNIIVDIPADQKEDL; encoded by the coding sequence ATGATTCAGATCTATACAGCAAAAGATATACAAAACTTAACGAAAAATTACCGCAAGGAAGGCAAAACCATCGGTTTTGTGCCGACAATGGGCTTCCTTCATGAAGGTCATATGTCGCTAGTAGAAAAAGCGCGAAAAGACAACGATATTGTCGTGATGAGCATTTTTGTCAATCCTATGCAGTTCGGTCCGGGAGAAGACTATGAAGCGTATCCGAGAGATATTGAAAGAGACCGTCAGCTTGCGGCCGGCTCAGGAGTGGACGTCTTGTTCACTCCTGAGCCTGAAGAAATGTACGGCCAGGAGCCGACGGTTACCGCAAGCGTGAAAAAGCGGACGGATGTCCTTTGCGGCCGTTCAAGAGAAGGGCATTTCGACGGTGTCGCAACAGTGCTCACAAAGCTGTTCAATCTCACGTCTCCGACAAGGGTTTATTTCGGCATGAAGGATGCCCAGCAGGTTGCCGTCGTCGACGGGCTGATCAACGACTTTTTCATGGATATCGAGCTGATCCCTGTCGAAACAAAACGGGAAGAAGACGGGCTTGCCAAAAGCTCAAGAAATGTCAATCTGCGAGCTGAAGAACGGCAGGAAGCAACCGCTCTTTACCGAGCTCTTCAGCGCGGCGCCGAGCTGATCCGCAATGGAGAGAGAGACCCGGAGGCCGTTAAGCGGGAGATTCGGAGCATTCTGGAAAAAACGAGTGGTGTTATTGATTATGCCGATATTTATTCATATCCCGATCTGGAGATCAGGGATCCATTGACTGGAAAAGTCATCATAGCGGTTGCCGTTCAGTTTTCCAAAGCCCGCTTAATTGACAATATCATCGTCGATATCCCGGCAGATCAAAAGGAGGATTTGTGA
- the dinG gene encoding ATP-dependent DNA helicase DinG, with the protein MNNQRYVVIDVETTGNSPKKGDRIIQIAAVVIENGQITERFSKYVNPNQPIPAFIEQLTGISNEMVENEEPFSAIAEDIFELLHDSCFIAHNIHFDLAFVKHELQLAGFGEIECSVLDTVELSRIVFPGFDGYKLTELSEELQIRHENPHRADSDAEVTALIFLHMMDRLKRLPIPVLKSIRRLSWHLISDAQELFDGLIAEKGADAELEAGFTKVGSFVIRTPEVEDEEAGHKSRVPQTEPLIWERDGGLSSLDDRFDKREGQTKMMREVWTAFQNHEHALIEAATGIGKSLGYLVPAAIHAKQTGKPVVISTYTTLLQQQMINRDIPLLEKIFPFPVKAAVLKGRSHYLSIRKFKHILQEDDDNYDSVLAKAQILVWLTDTETGDLSEINLPSGGKLLWDRLAYDSHSYAESSNMRKLCFYERAKARAQKADMIITNHALLLTDETNQRIHTGDADMFIIDEAHHFERAAGEQYGARADYVFLHKRLMRLGTLKQRGILKKAERLYRSAGISSESFFQMDEWLAQLLEESDLFFTAVHSFVKRRKPRNDLNRLLYKIGETGESRAWSRLEEGARRLCSMLYDMHRLFMDQKKSLAEKQASFTSRQAFLLEEYDSCMNDLEEYRKTLGRLMFDPVEDEVVWIEIDAKGAKNAAAIYAQPLDTSEILADRFFTEKKSVVLTSGTLVVENSFDYMIKKLGLSDFYPRTLQIESPFSYDKHMNIMIPTDVSPIQNDPGDYIQDVSRYVKALAKQKDAKVLVLFTSHDMLRDVYHTLKNEEDFPCQLLAQGISGGSPVKVMKLFKSYPHAVLLGTNHFWEGVDFPGDELTTLIIARLPFRPPDHPVESAKCDRAKRRGESPFQAVSLPEAVLAFRQGIGRLLRSEKDSGTVVILDRRIRTSSYGTVFMKALPPAKVMEPTFLELEAYIAGKNG; encoded by the coding sequence ATGAACAATCAACGATATGTGGTCATTGATGTGGAAACGACAGGGAATTCTCCGAAAAAAGGCGACAGAATCATTCAAATTGCAGCGGTTGTGATTGAAAATGGACAGATAACCGAACGTTTCTCCAAATATGTGAATCCCAATCAGCCGATTCCCGCTTTTATTGAGCAGCTGACGGGCATTTCGAATGAAATGGTTGAAAATGAAGAACCATTTTCGGCGATTGCCGAAGATATTTTTGAGCTGCTTCATGACAGCTGTTTTATCGCTCATAACATTCATTTTGATCTTGCTTTTGTCAAGCATGAGCTGCAGCTGGCCGGCTTTGGTGAGATTGAATGCAGCGTTCTCGATACGGTGGAGCTTTCGAGAATCGTCTTTCCGGGTTTTGACGGCTATAAATTGACAGAGCTGAGCGAAGAGCTTCAGATTCGCCATGAAAACCCGCACAGGGCTGACAGCGATGCGGAAGTGACCGCTTTGATCTTTTTACATATGATGGACAGACTGAAAAGGCTGCCGATTCCCGTTTTGAAATCTATCAGACGTCTATCCTGGCATTTGATCAGCGACGCGCAGGAGCTTTTTGACGGCTTGATTGCTGAAAAAGGCGCCGATGCTGAACTTGAGGCCGGCTTTACGAAGGTCGGTTCTTTTGTGATCAGGACTCCTGAAGTCGAGGATGAAGAGGCCGGCCATAAGAGCCGGGTTCCGCAGACAGAGCCGCTCATTTGGGAAAGAGACGGCGGGCTTTCTTCATTGGACGACCGGTTTGACAAGAGAGAAGGTCAGACAAAAATGATGCGGGAGGTCTGGACCGCTTTTCAAAATCATGAGCATGCGTTAATAGAAGCCGCTACTGGAATCGGAAAATCGCTCGGATATCTCGTGCCGGCTGCAATTCACGCCAAGCAAACAGGCAAACCGGTCGTGATCAGCACATATACGACATTGCTTCAGCAGCAAATGATAAACCGCGATATCCCGCTTTTGGAAAAGATTTTTCCATTTCCGGTAAAAGCCGCGGTTTTAAAGGGCCGCTCCCATTACTTATCCATTCGCAAGTTCAAGCATATTTTACAGGAAGATGATGACAATTATGATAGCGTCCTAGCAAAAGCGCAGATTCTCGTCTGGCTGACAGACACGGAAACGGGCGATTTATCCGAAATTAATCTCCCGTCAGGCGGAAAGCTTTTATGGGACAGACTGGCATATGATTCGCATTCATATGCAGAAAGCAGCAACATGAGGAAATTGTGTTTTTATGAAAGAGCCAAAGCGAGGGCCCAGAAGGCTGATATGATCATTACCAATCATGCGCTTCTGTTGACTGACGAAACCAATCAGCGAATCCATACCGGAGATGCCGATATGTTCATTATTGATGAAGCCCATCATTTTGAGCGCGCGGCGGGCGAGCAGTATGGAGCTAGAGCAGACTATGTCTTTCTCCACAAAAGATTGATGAGGCTCGGCACCCTCAAGCAGAGGGGTATTTTGAAAAAAGCCGAACGGCTCTACCGGTCGGCAGGCATTTCATCAGAATCCTTTTTCCAAATGGACGAATGGCTCGCTCAGCTTCTTGAAGAAAGCGATCTATTCTTTACGGCTGTTCATTCTTTTGTCAAGAGGAGGAAACCAAGAAACGATCTAAACCGTCTCTTATATAAGATCGGCGAAACCGGTGAAAGCAGAGCATGGAGCAGGCTTGAAGAAGGCGCACGAAGACTGTGTTCCATGCTGTATGACATGCATCGGCTGTTTATGGATCAAAAGAAAAGCCTCGCTGAAAAACAGGCTTCTTTCACAAGCCGTCAGGCGTTTTTGTTAGAGGAATACGATTCGTGCATGAACGACCTTGAAGAATATCGAAAGACGCTCGGCCGCTTGATGTTTGACCCTGTTGAAGATGAGGTCGTCTGGATTGAAATTGACGCGAAGGGCGCAAAAAACGCCGCTGCTATTTACGCTCAGCCGCTTGATACAAGCGAAATTCTGGCCGACCGGTTTTTCACCGAGAAAAAAAGCGTTGTCCTCACATCGGGGACGCTTGTCGTCGAGAACTCTTTTGACTATATGATCAAAAAGCTTGGTTTAAGCGATTTCTATCCGAGGACCTTGCAAATCGAGTCGCCTTTTTCTTATGATAAACATATGAATATCATGATTCCGACGGATGTCAGCCCGATTCAAAACGATCCGGGAGACTATATTCAGGATGTCTCGCGTTACGTCAAGGCGCTTGCAAAACAGAAAGATGCCAAAGTGCTCGTCCTGTTTACGTCTCATGATATGCTGCGAGACGTCTACCATACATTGAAAAATGAGGAAGACTTTCCTTGTCAGCTCCTTGCACAGGGGATTTCCGGCGGAAGTCCCGTTAAGGTCATGAAGTTGTTTAAATCGTATCCTCATGCGGTTCTTCTCGGAACGAACCATTTTTGGGAGGGCGTTGACTTTCCGGGTGATGAGCTGACGACGCTGATCATCGCAAGGCTTCCGTTCAGACCGCCTGACCATCCGGTTGAATCAGCAAAGTGCGACCGGGCAAAGAGAAGGGGAGAAAGTCCGTTTCAAGCGGTATCTCTGCCGGAAGCTGTCCTGGCCTTCAGGCAGGGAATCGGCAGGCTGCTCCGCTCAGAGAAAGACAGCGGAACGGTCGTTATTCTTGACCGCCGCATCCGAACCTCTTCCTACGGCACGGTGTTTATGAAGGCTCTGCCCCCTGCAAAAGTCATGGAGCCTACTTTCCTTGAGCTTGAAGCCTACATAGCCGGGAAAAACGGCTAA